A region from the Vibrio sp. SS-MA-C1-2 genome encodes:
- a CDS encoding PhnA domain-containing protein, translating into MAVEKILMERSGAKCELCGADSDLAVFEVSPSDGTANEAILACATCRGQMEPSVELDPNHWRCLNDSMWSPELAVQVMSWRMLKRLSSESWALDLLDMMYLDDDAQTWAAAGLVDDDAEKPRDVNGVELKKGDDITIIKDLPVKGTNQVIKQGTVVRGIRLSDDPKLVSGKANGQSMYIIAEYSRKK; encoded by the coding sequence ATGGCAGTTGAAAAGATATTAATGGAGCGCAGTGGCGCTAAATGTGAACTTTGTGGTGCAGATTCTGATTTAGCAGTATTTGAAGTTTCACCAAGTGATGGCACTGCAAATGAAGCCATTTTAGCTTGTGCGACATGTCGTGGACAGATGGAGCCATCTGTAGAGCTAGATCCTAATCATTGGCGTTGTTTAAATGATAGTATGTGGTCGCCAGAATTAGCGGTACAAGTCATGTCTTGGCGTATGCTAAAACGCCTTTCTTCTGAATCATGGGCACTTGATCTGCTGGATATGATGTATCTTGATGATGACGCTCAAACTTGGGCTGCCGCAGGTCTTGTTGATGATGATGCAGAGAAGCCGCGCGATGTTAATGGTGTTGAACTGAAGAAAGGCGATGATATTACTATCATTAAAGATCTTCCGGTTAAAGGCACTAACCAAGTGATCAAACAGGGGACAGTAGTACGAGGAATTCGTTTAAGTGATGATCCTAAACTTGTCTCTGGCAAAGCAAATGGTCAATCTATGTATATTATTGCGGAATATTCTCGTAAGAAGTAA